From Herpetosiphon gulosus, the proteins below share one genomic window:
- a CDS encoding patatin-like phospholipase family protein, which translates to MQRTIGLCLGGGGGKGSAHIGVLHELERVGIQPNMVAGTSIGAIIGAVVAAGYNATTIEQAFRATPLRRILSLDPASWGLIGSEKLAGVLSELLGDQLIEDLPIPYAAVAVDLVTGHEVVLQRGSLVEAALASAAVPGVFPPRRIGKYILADGGIRNNLPIDITRQLGAERVIAVNLIGEFDQFEVSNAAQSSLFSWRRWVPLTQLALAERAIGIMVHQITLQRLRETPPDLLFSPDVNRMSMADLLHLDDGIQAGIACVADYYEELQQWARWQRGEFV; encoded by the coding sequence ATGCAACGCACGATTGGTTTATGTCTTGGTGGTGGGGGTGGCAAGGGCAGTGCCCATATCGGTGTGCTCCATGAATTAGAGCGGGTTGGCATCCAACCAAATATGGTGGCTGGAACCAGCATTGGGGCGATTATTGGGGCAGTAGTGGCGGCAGGCTACAATGCCACGACGATTGAGCAAGCCTTTCGTGCCACGCCGTTGCGCCGAATTCTCAGCCTTGATCCGGCGAGTTGGGGCTTGATTGGCTCGGAAAAATTGGCCGGAGTGCTCAGTGAATTATTGGGCGATCAACTGATCGAAGATTTGCCGATACCCTATGCGGCGGTGGCTGTCGATTTGGTGACTGGTCATGAGGTGGTGTTGCAACGTGGCTCGTTGGTTGAAGCGGCTTTGGCGAGTGCGGCAGTGCCTGGGGTGTTTCCACCTCGCCGCATCGGTAAATATATTTTGGCCGATGGTGGCATTCGCAATAATTTGCCAATTGATATAACCCGCCAACTTGGGGCCGAACGAGTGATTGCCGTCAATTTGATTGGCGAATTCGATCAATTTGAGGTGAGCAACGCCGCCCAAAGTAGCCTGTTTTCGTGGCGACGCTGGGTTCCGCTGACCCAATTGGCGCTAGCTGAACGCGCAATTGGGATTATGGTGCATCAAATTACCTTGCAACGTTTGCGCGAAACCCCGCCCGATTTACTCTTTAGCCCCGATGTAAATCGCATGAGCATGGCCGATTTACTGCACCTTGATGATGGGATTCAGGCGGGGATTGCTTGTGTTGCTGATTATTATGAAGAATTGCAACAATGGGCGCGTTGGCAGCGCGGCGAATTTGTCTAA